A segment of the Cellvibrio sp. KY-YJ-3 genome:
TATCAGGTGTCGGGCGATAAATTACAATTCACCCAAATGGCCGGTACGCGCATGGCGTGCATGCAAGGTGCAGAACAAGCGCAGCTGATTGGCGCCACCCTGCCGAAGGTTGCCAGTTATGACATAGCTGGCGATCAACTGGAATTGCGCGATGCCGGGGGTGTAGCTATTGCACGCTTTAAAGCGGTTGCACTTCCCTGATTTTTTTACGGCTAGCGTTTAAGGGCTAACCCTGCTGACGAAACTCGGTGGGCGTTACGCCCACCATGCGTTTGAAAAAACGGTGAAAAGCGGAGGGACTGTTAAAACCGGATTTATAGATAATCTCCAACACCGTTTCATTTTTATAGTCGGGCGACAACAACAACCGTTTAGCTTCTTCCACACGGTAGCGATTAATAAATTCAAAAAAATTTGATTGGTAATGCATTTTTAAAATCGCGGAAATGTCGCGCGGCTTTAATCCCGTCTGCTCTGCAAAACGCTCCAGGTTAATATTGCTCTCCAGGTACAACTTGTCTTCATTCATGGCTTTTTCAATAACTGCGACTTTGTGATCCATTTTGGTCGGCTGTATCGGCTTGGCAACCGGCATAGCGTTCACGCTGAGCAATTGACGGGTATTAATCAAACCAAATACAAATAACGCGTTTACCAATATTACCGTTAGATAATTGTCGATAATTCCCAGGCTATCACTTACCCCGGCACTCACCTGCCCCTCAAGCACATAAGCCAGCAGCGACCACAGCCAGTGAATACAGAAACCTGCAAGCACTGCATCTGCCAATTTCAATTCAGACATGGAAATAGCTGAATAAAGTGCTTTCAAGTTCTCACGCAATTTATATTCGGCGATAACACAGGCAACGATGTAACCCAGCGGGGATATTTTTACCAGCGCCCAAATAAAAGCAACCGCCGTATTTTCCGCCCCAACCAATTCTGTTGTTGGCCACCATTCAAGGCTATTAATATCAAATAAAACCAATAACAGCGCCGCCACCAGTGCCGGTACTAAATGCAGAAAATTCCACCATCGCAACAACTGCATTTTTTGTGATAAAGAGCGCAAATAAAAATACAGCACCGGCCCCTGCAATAATAAACACACCGCAAGAATCGTAACAACCAATGGCGACTGATTGATAGCCGCACCTTTTAAATCGCCATTCCAGACAATGAGCGTAGTAGTTAGCACCAGTGCGATTAACACGAAAAAAGCAGAGAGAATTCGACGCGGCTGCAGGTGCTTGGCGGGTAACAAATTCAGTAGCGCAGCCAATACACAACACTCAAGGGCGGTAAGCAGCAACACCACGTCGTGAATATTTAGAAAGTTGGTTTTCATTAGACCTTTCTCGCACACAGAAATACCGCCACCTTTTCCGGTGACAAAACAGGTGGCGGTATCATCAGGAATTGAATTAGAGCGAATGACAAATGGCGTGATTTTAGTAAACGATTTACTTCACGTTATTATTTAAATACACAATGCTTGGCGTAATCCTTGGCTTCATTCATCGTCATCTCGCCCTTGGGTTTGGTTTCGATGGATTTACACCAATCAGGGCTGCCCACTTCGGGCGCACAAGCAGAGAGCAAACTCGCAGCAGCGAGCAGAGGTAATGATTTAACGACAGGTAGAATTTTCATAACAACATCCCCGGGTTTTATTATAAGAGATCAATGTTTTTAACTGCGACGCTGGCGCACCGCT
Coding sequences within it:
- a CDS encoding helix-turn-helix domain-containing protein, with the translated sequence MKTNFLNIHDVVLLLTALECCVLAALLNLLPAKHLQPRRILSAFFVLIALVLTTTLIVWNGDLKGAAINQSPLVVTILAVCLLLQGPVLYFYLRSLSQKMQLLRWWNFLHLVPALVAALLLVLFDINSLEWWPTTELVGAENTAVAFIWALVKISPLGYIVACVIAEYKLRENLKALYSAISMSELKLADAVLAGFCIHWLWSLLAYVLEGQVSAGVSDSLGIIDNYLTVILVNALFVFGLINTRQLLSVNAMPVAKPIQPTKMDHKVAVIEKAMNEDKLYLESNINLERFAEQTGLKPRDISAILKMHYQSNFFEFINRYRVEEAKRLLLSPDYKNETVLEIIYKSGFNSPSAFHRFFKRMVGVTPTEFRQQG
- a CDS encoding DUF3012 domain-containing protein — translated: MKILPVVKSLPLLAAASLLSACAPEVGSPDWCKSIETKPKGEMTMNEAKDYAKHCVFK